In Campylobacter sp. MIT 12-8780, the genomic stretch ATCAGTGATAATTTTTATGCGATTTTAAGTGAGATTAATGCAAGCTTAGAGCAAGATAGCAACGCAAAAAGTATGGTTTTAATCAGTGATTTGAATTTAACTCTAGCACAATGTGAAGAATTTCAAGACGCCTTGAAAGACAAAAATGCAAAGCTTATTTTGCTTGATCATCATCAAAGTGGACTTGAGTGTATGAAAGAATTTGCTTGGTATGTGATGGATGAAAAGAGAAGTGCAAGTCAGATTGTGTATGATTTTTTTACCCGAATTTGCATGCCAAATGAGTCTTTAAAACGTTTTGTGAGCGTGGTTAATGCCATAGATATTTGGCTTAAAGATGAAAAAGACTTTGAGCTTGGCAAGGTGTTTTTAAGTATGATTGCTACAGCTAAGGAGCTAAACCGCGTTATGTTTAGGGAGCAAAACACCGAATATATGTTTTTTTTGCTGAGTAAAGCCAAAACTTTTATCGATAAAGATCAAGCTCATATCGCCCTTGAAGACGCTCTTCACTTTCTTAAAAAGGAGTATTTTAGAAAAGATAAAAATGATACTTTAATCAATCTTATTTGTGCTTTTGTTGTCGAACTTTTAAGCAAGAAAAAGGAAGAATTTTGCATTTATTATGAAAATCACAAGGGCATACTTACTTCAAATATAGGCAATACCTCAGTTATAGGCAATG encodes the following:
- a CDS encoding DHH family phosphoesterase, which encodes MRLYHLSHTDLDGYACQFVTHFYFKDCVFYNSNYGKEISDNFYAILSEINASLEQDSNAKSMVLISDLNLTLAQCEEFQDALKDKNAKLILLDHHQSGLECMKEFAWYVMDEKRSASQIVYDFFTRICMPNESLKRFVSVVNAIDIWLKDEKDFELGKVFLSMIATAKELNRVMFREQNTEYMFFLLSKAKTFIDKDQAHIALEDALHFLKKEYFRKDKNDTLINLICAFVVELLSKKKEEFCIYYENHKGILTSNIGNTSVIGNDFLVKNPDFDFFIDVSSKKTLSFRANGKVDVSIMAKKLVGGGGHKNASGGLFAAFKESVNYALIKAQIQDLIISKTQI